Proteins encoded together in one Antennarius striatus isolate MH-2024 chromosome 13, ASM4005453v1, whole genome shotgun sequence window:
- the banf1 gene encoding barrier-to-autointegration factor has protein sequence MSSTSQKHKDFVAEPMGEKPVFALAGIGEVLGKRLEEKGFDKAYVVLGQFLVLKKDEELFRDWLKETCSANTKQQVDCYGCLKEWCDAFL, from the exons ATGTCATCGACATCCCAGAAACATAAAGATTTCGTGGCAGAGCCCATGGGTGAGAAGCCTGTGTTTGCTCTGGCTGGTATTGGAGAGGTCCTTGGCAAAAGGCTGGAGGAGAAAGGCTTTGACAAG GCGTACGTAGTCCTTGGACAGTTTCTAGTGTTGAAGAAAGATGAGGAACTTTTCCGGGACTGGCTGAAAGAGACGTGTTCAGCAAACACCAAACAACAAGTTGATTGCTACGGCTGTCTAAAAGAATGGTGTGACGCTTTCTTGTAA
- the prdx5 gene encoding peroxiredoxin-5, mitochondrial, with protein sequence MFCVTAPLVRSIRAARCVRLLHASPVAKMPIQVGEHLPVVEVHEGEPDKKVSMDQLFKGKKGVLFAVPGAFTPGCSKTHLPGFVQEAEALRNKGIQEVACISVNDAFVMAAWGKEQGADGKVRMLADPTGAFTKAVDLLLDSDKIVQVLGNKRSKRYSMLVDNGVVKKLNVEPDGTGLTCSLASSILSDL encoded by the exons ATGTTCTGCGTAACAGCCCCCCTGGTTAGGAGCATCCGTGCCGCCCGCTGTGTTCGCCTCCTGCACGCTTCTCCAGTCGCTAAAATGCCCATTCAG GTTGGTGAACATCTCCCTGTGGTTGAAGTCCATGAGGGTGAACCCGATAAAAAGGTGTCTATGGATCAGCTGTTCAAGGGGAAGAAGGGAGTCCTCTTCGCTGTACCTGGGGCTTTTACCCCTGGTTGCTCCAAG ACTCACCTCCCTGGTTTTGTGCAGGAGGCTGAGGCCTTGAGGAATAAAGGTATACAGGAGGTTGCTTGCATTTCTGTCAATGATGCCTTTGTCATGGCAGCCTGGGGGAAGGAGCAGGGAGCAGATGGAAAG GTTCGAATGCTGGCTGATCCCACTGGAGCTTTTACTAAG GCCGTTGACCTGTTACTTGACAGTGATAAGATTGTGCAGGTACTTGGGAACAAGCGATCCAAGAG ATACTCTATGCTGGTGGATAACGGAGTTGTGAAAAAGCTCAATGTGGAGCCTGATGGCACTGGACTAACTTGCAGCCTGGCTTCCAGTATTCTGTCTGATCTGTAG
- the si:dkey-175m17.7 gene encoding uncharacterized protein si:dkey-175m17.7, whose translation MPPLPLDERIVVIQCPKNLSLYDPSPQAIPQHSSHIYASSNGQVAHPHHVHPSQSHFCSPTCKSLSLECKRRSTRAQKFKGDQPVTPNGARHIPSHCHSNGTVTLGPRLPSHTHTIDIKVTLDKGGRRGELSNSLGRNGSVKGGNGKCTSSQSDQGQCERKSGTTGRPGGPEHKPQPSRHSQLSSSPGGVLQFVPAQAQLHKFKSEKERGNSFLNRINQEFPSLGHKKSSKLGTLRQSHNSQSLPVPVPHASVLNSNYSSSSPSQPTHVPISLQQLGQPHQSRNRDHRPHILHGLPLSPCSSHAGGFPSPDHTCTIDCTRPFSCCCWRLVICRGCKGRSDSCQGGGGSSSTSISCAHNVGAVRRGGKEMGLRNLGGCLSTASTSNTSSSNSTVSDRRASLLRPLRCASCSGEAGNFESPAILRKKLVGGCLPCAPLSSSAPLRAIQSCVTGCNPKASQTGSSTCSYCSSDPIVVTFNPRRAKPPARGIGATHPMSMYQADDDDYSVRTIWPEELAKKMTHSKAQKNPYTGIGVGGGKSQAQNGSNGTGLVLLDSQNLQEYTHSHLRDHAGRRRLQQGKMAALDFMSRRSGSSYDEGRNSLKRLLNKSEDVGMGDGPEQDGDAPYPRSPSPRSASPPLPVSFSPPPSAPSTLIKPKPWQREREGGHSLPSAQSLHLALNSLNQEQDEENSRMHLSLPLSSSLPASLSDESVMTPDAENAVVSPILPFLFLGNERDAQDLDLLLHLNIGYVVNVTTHLPLYHVNSGLRYKRLPATDNSKQNLRQYFEEVFEFIEEAYQSGQGVLVHCQAGVSRSATIIIAYLMKHTLMTMTDAYKYVRSRRPVVSPNLNFMGQLLEFERDLNSGVTPRILMPKLNGVETQCISCSSLNRLIVNTLNEIRSVYLESIEPMKGDTPVNSTMSVGQARKLVEQLKIEASFCRIKVSKAAADLMAYCDAHSCDDPLITPVPTSENPFREKKFFCALL comes from the exons AtgcctcccctccctcttgaTGAGCGCATAGTGGTCATCCAGTGTCCTAAGAACTTATCCCTGTACGACCCTTCTCCACAGGCCATCCCGCAGCACTCCTCTCATATATATGCCTCGTCTAACGGACAAGTAGCCCACCCTCATCATGTCCACCCCTCTCAATCCCACTTCTGCTCCCCCACCTGTAAATCTCTGAGTCTGGAATGCAAGCGCAGATCCACACGTGCACAGAAGTTCAAGGGTGATCAGCCTGTCACCCCAAACGGTGCCAGACACATCCCTAGCCACTGCCATAGCAATGGTACAGTGACCCTCGGCCCACGGCTTCCCTCACACACTCATACTATTGATATCAAGGTGACGTTGGACAAAGGAGGACGGCGAGGAGAACTCAGCAACTCTTTGGGACGTAATGGAAGTGTAAAGGGTGGCAACGGGAAATGTACATCTTCACAGTCGGATCAAGGACAATGTGAGAGAAAAAGTGGAACAACAGGGAGGCCAGGTGGACCAGAACACAAGCCACAGCCAAGTCGCCATAGTCAGCTGTCATCTTCCCCTGGGGGCGTCCTGCAGTTTGTCCCCGCTCAGGCTCAGCTGCATAAATTCAAGAGTGAAAAGGAAAGGGGAAACAGTTTTCTGAACCGAATCAACCAGGAATTTCCCTCTCTGGGTCACAAGAAGAGTTCCAAACTGGGAACTCTCCGTCAGAGTCATAACAGCCAAAGTCTGCCCGTCCCTGTTCCCCATGCCTCCGTCCTAAACTCCAACTAttcctcatcctctccctcGCAACCCACACATGTCCCCATCTCACTTCAGCAGCTCGGCCAGCCTCACCAGTCCCGCAACAGGGATCACCGCCCTCACATTCTCCATGGTCTACCCCTCTCTCCCTGCTCCTCCCATGCTGGAGGTTTCCCCAGCCCCGACCACACCTGCACCATCGACTGCACCCGCCCCTTCagttgctgctgctggaggctggtAATATGCAGAGGGTGTAAAGGGCGTTCTGATAGCTGccaaggaggtggaggaagttCTTCCACTTCGATTTCCTGTGCTCACAATGTTGGAGCAGTGAGAAGAGGAGGCAAGGAAATGGGCCTTAGAAATTTGGGTGGGTGCCTCTCCACCgcctccacctccaacacctcCTCGTCTAACAGCACTGTGTCGGACCGCAGAGCGAGTCTATTGCGACCTCTGCGCTGTGCCTCCTGTTCTGGCGAGGCTGGAAATTTTGAGAGCCCTGCTATTCTTCGCAAAAAATTGGTAGGGGGATGCCTACCCTGTGCACCACTGTCTTCCTCTGCCCCTCTTCGGGCAATACAGAGTTGCGTCACAGGCTGCAACCCCAAAGCCTCTCAGACGGGCAGTTCCACCTGCAGCTACTGCAGCAGTGACCCCATAGTGGTGACTTTCAACCCCCGACGAGCCAAACCTCCCGCAAGGGGCATTGGGGCAACTCATCCAATGAGTATGTAccaagctgatgatgatgactataGTGTGCGCACCATCTGGCCTGAAGAACTAGCCAAGAAGATGACCCATTCTAAAGCCCAAAAGAATCCCTATACTGGAATAGGGGTAGGGGGTGGGAAAAGCCAGGCCCAAAATGGTAGTAACGGGACGGGCCTCGTCCTCCTGGACTCACAAAACCTCCAGGAATACACTCATTCTCACCTAAGAGACCACGCTGGACGACGAAGGCTTCAACAGGGAAAAATGGCAGCCCTCGATTTTATGAGCCGCCGATCAGGATCCAGCTACGACGAAGGCCGAAATTCGCTAAAGAGGCTCTTGAACAAATCTGAAGACGTAGGTATGGGTGACGGACCCGAGCAAGACGGAGATGCTCCATATCCACGCTCCCCTTCTCCACGCTCTGCTTCACCGCCATTGCCCGTGTCATTCTCACCCCCACCGTCCGCCCCGAGCACACTCATCAAACCCAAGCcgtggcagagagagagggagggaggacatTCTCTGCCTTCTGCTCAGTCGCTTCACCTGGCACTCAATTCGCTGAATCAAGAACAGGATGAGGAGAACAGCAGAA TGCACCTTTCCCTGccgctctcctcctctctgccggCGTCCCTGTCCGATGAGAGTGTGATGACTCCCGATGCGGAGAACGCAGTGGTCAGCCCCATTCTGCCCTTCCTGTTTCTGGGGAACGAGAGAGACGCCCAAGACCTGGACCTGCTGCTGCACCTCAACATTGGCTACGTGGTCAACGTGACCACGCACCTCCCTCTCTACCACGTCAACTCCGGTCTGCGCTACAAACGGCTGCCGGCCACCGATAACAGCAAACAGAATCTCCGGCAGTACTTTGAGGAGGTTTTTGAGTTTATTG AGGAGGCATATCAGAGTGGGCAGGGAGTGCTGGTCCACTGCCAGGCAGGCGTGTCCCGTTCTGCAACCATCATCATCGCCTACCTTATGAAGCACACCTTAATGACAATGACAGATGCCTACAAGTATGTGCGGAGTCGGCGTCCAGTGGTGTCCCCGAATCTAAACTTCATGGGCCAACTTTTGGAGTTCGAGAGGGACCTCAACTCTGGAGTGACTCCTCGCATCCTGATGCCTAAGCTAAATGGTGTGGAGACGCAG TGTATCAGCTGCAGTTCACTCAACCGACTGATTGTCAACACTCTGAATGAAATCAGGAGTGTCTATTTGGAAAGTATTGAACC GATGAAAGGAGACACCCCAGTGAACAGTACCATGAGCGTCGGCCAAGCCAGGAAGCTGGTGGAGCAGCTGAAGATAGAAGCTAGTTTCTGCAGGATAAAG GTATCAAAGGCAGCCGCCGACCTGATGGCGTACTGTGACGCACACTCCTGTGACGACCCCCTGATCACCCCTGTGCCCACCTCAGAGAACCCTTTCAGGGAGAAGAAATTCTTCTGTGCTCTGCTTTGA